A region of Panicum virgatum strain AP13 chromosome 8N, P.virgatum_v5, whole genome shotgun sequence DNA encodes the following proteins:
- the LOC120686648 gene encoding uncharacterized protein LOC120686648, whose amino-acid sequence MEVLLSAVLGEVTTRSINFLISKITKPMPLNVEDGLRRVLLRAQVIIEEAMGRHITNQAMLLQLVMLRDAMHRGYYMLDTFGYQLHDDEEAKDQAVSCYSSSYIVNSVKRLCFPRRDALALKELHKTLDNLSSTILNVNELVLSLTSYSRLYRQPYSMQLQLANCMFGRQMEVQLVINFLLHTQPHCAGELEVLPIVGPRYVGKSTLVAHVCKDERVCGHFSEILFFHIHGFTDDELATFRKGCAKFENDMSDSNKDGRLLVVLELDGNLSEEALNRMYSASKQYVPRGSKIILTSSFDNIVKFGTTKVLTLKFLPHEAYWYFFKTLTLGSMDPEMHPRLMHMAMEIARMHRSSFIGANFISRLLRDNFDPRFWFKFVAFFRGFINQHISKFGDNPLDLLDQNRPAHLSRMVAPSESLLIYNCQQRSSDEEVPKIRMDDVMYGSIKPHGKVEVLIWKSHIPPYYSYIYTCEIQEIKNTGAKRKRSMGGM is encoded by the coding sequence ATGGAGGTTCTCCTTTCTGCAGTCCTTGGTGAGGTGACCACTAGATCCATTAATTTCCTGATCAGCAAAATCACCAAGCCGATGCCACTGAATGTGGAGGATGGCCTGCGCAGGGTCCTGCTCCGGGCACAAGTGATCATTGAAGAGGCCATGGGACGGCACATCACAAACCAAGCCATGCTCCTCCAGCTGGTTATGCTAAGAGATGCCATGCACCGCGGCTACTACATGCTGGACACTTTTGGATACCAACTTCATGATGACGAGGAAGCCAAAGATCAGGCTGTGAGTTGCTACTCATCTTCGTATATAGTAAATTCCGTAAAGCGTCTATGTTTCCCCAGGAGAGATGCCTTGGCTTTGAAAGAACTGCACAAGACGCTTGACAATTTGAGCTCCACTATCCTTAATGTAAATGAGCTTGTCCTGTCCTTGACAAGCTATTCTCGCCTATACAGACAGCCTTACAGCATGCAACTCCAGCTGGCCAACTGCATGTTTGGCCGCCAGATGGAAGTACAACTAGTCATCAACTTCCTATTGCACACACAACCTCATTGTGCTGGAGAATTAGAGGTCTTGCCAATTGTTGGACCAAGATATGTTGGCAAGAGCACCCTTGTCGCTCATGTCTGCAAGGATGAAAGAGTCTGTGGCCATTTCTCAGAAATCTTGTTTTTCCACATCCATGGTTTCACAGATGATGAGCTAGCTACTTTCAGAAAAGGATGTGCTAAATTTGAAAATGACATGTCAGATTCGAACAAAGATGGAAGATTGCTAGTTGTTCTTGAGTTAGATGGGAATCTCAGTGAAGAAGCATTGAATAGGATGTATTCTGCTTCTAAACAGTATGTGCCAAGGGGTAGTAAAATCATACTTACAAGCTCGTTTGACAACATTGTAAAGTTTGGAACAACAAAGGTTCTGACCCTGAAGTTTCTGCCCCATGAGGCGTACTGGTATTTCTTCAAGACACTTACACTCGGAAGCATGGATCCCGAGATGCACCCGAGGCTCATGCACATGGCCATGGAGATAGCCAGGATGCATAGAAGTTCCTTTATTGGCGCAAATTTCATTTCTCGTTTGCTGAGGGATAATTTCGACCCCCGATTTTGGTTCAAGTTCGTGGCCTTCTTTAGAGGGTTCATCAATCAGCATATCTCCAAATTTGGTGACAATCCGCTTGATCTTCTAGACCAAAACAGGCCTGCACATCTTAGTAGAATGGTTGCGCCATCTGAAAGTTTGTTGATTTATAATTGTCAGCAACGCTCTTCAGATGAGGAAGTTCCAAAGATAAGAATGGATGATGTGATGTATGGAAGCATTAAGCCTCATGGGAAAGTTGAGGTCCTAATATGGAAGTCTCATATACCACCATACtatagctatatctatacttgTGAGATCCAGGAGATAAAGAACACAGGTGCCAAGCGGAAGCGCTCTATGGGAGGGATGTAG